One stretch of Equus przewalskii isolate Varuska chromosome 9, EquPr2, whole genome shotgun sequence DNA includes these proteins:
- the TRIM28 gene encoding transcription intermediary factor 1-beta isoform X3, whose amino-acid sequence MCTQRKKPDTDVQTLRGFVSRRRKLVCSGRSQDGGDYKGHEEVLGARDVLFFAIRAGYPGCSLYLGAPRRVLSHTLYHHLVILTVWPLTTPCLPQGPVVDCPVCKQQCFSKDIVENYFMRDSGSKAATDSQDANQQCCTSCEDNAPATSYCVECSEPLCETCVEAHQRVKYTKDHTVRSTGPAKSRDGERTVYCNVHKHEPLVLFCESCDTLTCRDCQLNAHKDHQYQFLEDAVRNQRKLLASLVKRLGDKHATLQKNTKEVRSSIRQVSDVQKRVQVDVKMAILQIMKELNKRGRVLVNDAQKVTEGQQERLERQHWTMTKIQKHQEHILRFASWALESDNNTALLLSKKLIYFQLHRALKMIVDPVEPHGEMKFQWDLNAWTKSAEAFGKIVAERPGTNSTGPAPMAPPRPPGPLSKQGSGSSQPMEVHEGYGFGSDDPYSSAEPHVSGVKRSRSGEGEVSGLMRKVPRVSLERLDLDLTADSQPPVFKVFPGSTTEDYNLIVIERGAAAAAAGQPGTAPPGAPGAPPLPGMAIVKEEETEAAIGAPPAATEGPETKPVLMALAEGPGAEGPRLASPSGSTSSGLEVVAPEGTSAPTGGPGALDDSATICRVCQKPGDLVMCNQCEFCFHLDCHLPALQDVPGEEWSCSLCHVLPDLKEEDGNLSLDGGDSTGVVAKLSPANQQKCERVLLALFCHEPCRPLHQLATDSTFSLDQPGGTLDLTLIRARLQEKLSPPYSSPQEFAQDVGRMFKQFNKLTEDKADVQSIIGLQRFFETRMNEAFGDTKFSAVLVEPPPLSLPGASLSAQELSSGPGDGP is encoded by the exons ATGTGCActcagagaaagaagccagacactgaTGTGCAAACCCTGCGTGGTTTCGTGAGTAGACGAAGAAAGCTTGTCTGCAGTGGGAGAAGTCAGGATGGCGGGGACTACAAGGGGCATGAAGAGGTTCTGGGAGCCAGAGATGTTCTGTTTTTTGCTATCAGAGCTGGTTACCCAGGTTGCTCATT GTATTTGGGAGCCCCAAGGAGAGTCCTCTCCCACACTCTGTACCATCACCTAGTTATTTTGACTGTCTGGCCCCTCACAACCCCGTGTCTACCTCAGGGGCCAG TGGTGGACTGTCCTGTGTGCAAGCAGCAGTGCTTCTCCAAAGACATTGTGGAGAATTACTTTATGCGGGACAGTGGCAGCAAGGCTGCTACCGACTCCCAGGATGCGAATCAG CAGTGCTGCACTAGCTGTGAGGATAATGCCCCTGCCACCAGCTACTGTGTAGAGTGCTCTGAGCCGTTGTGTGAGACTTGTGTGGAGGCACACCAGCGGGTGAAGTACACCAAGGACCACACCGTGCGCTCCACTG GGCCTGCCAAGTCAAGGGATGGTGAGCGCACCGTGTACTGCAATGTGCACAAGCACGAGCCCCTTGTGCTGTTCTGCGAGAGCTGTGATACACTCACCTGCCGGGACTGCCAGCTCAATGCCCACAAGGACCACCA ATACCAGTTTCTGGAGGATGCAGTGAGGAACCAGCGCAAGCTCCTGGCCTCGCTGGTGAAGCGTCTGGGGGACAAGCATGCAACATTGCAGAAGAACACCAAGGAGGTTCGCAGCTC GATCCGCCAAGTGTCTGACGTACAGAAGCGTGTGCAGGTCGATGTTAAGATGGCCATCCTGCAGATCATGAAGGAACTGAACAAGCGGGGCCGCGTGTTGGTCAATGATGCCCAG AAGGTGACTGAAGGGCAGCAGGAGCGCCTGGAGCGCCAGCACTGGACCATGACCAAGATCCAGAAGCACCAGGAACATATCCTGCGCTTTGCCTCATGGGCCCTGGAGAGTGACAATAACACAGCCCTACTGCTTTCTAAGAAGCTG ATCTACTTCCAGCTGCACCGGGCCCTCAAGATGATTGTGGACCCTGTGGAGCCACATGGCGAGATGAAGTTCCAGTGGGACCTCAACGCCTGGACCAAAAGTGCGGAGGCCTTCG GTAAGATTGTGGCAGAGCGTCCTGGCACCAACTCGACAGGCCCTGCACCCATGGCTCCTCCACGGCCTCCAGGGCCCTTGAGCAAGCAGGGCTCTGGCAGCAGCCAg CCCATGGAAGTGCACGAAGGCTATGGCTTTGGGTcag ATGACCCTTACTCGAGTGCAGAGCCACATGTGTCAGGGGTGAAGCG GTCCCGCTCAGGTGAGGGTGAGGTGAGTGGTCTCATGCGCAAGGTGCCACGGGTGAGCCTGGAGCGCCTGGACCTGGACCTCACGGCTGACAGCCAACCACCAGTCTTCAAGGTCTTCCCAGGCAGCACCACTGAGGATTACAATCTCATTGTTATTGAGCGGggtgctgcagctgctgctgctggacagCCTGGGACTGCGCCCCCTGGCGCCCCTGGGGCCCCACCCCTGCCGGGCATGGCCATTGTCAAG gaggaagagacagaggctgCCATTGGAgccccacctgctgccactgAGGGCCCTGAGACCAAACCTGTGCTGATGGCGCTGGCAGAGGGTCCTGGTGCTGAGGGCCCTCGCCTGGCCTCACCCAGTGGCAGTACCAGCTCAGGCCTGGAGGTGGTGGCTCCAGAGGGCACCTCAGCCCCAACTGGTGGCCCAGGTGCCCTGGATGACAGTGCCACCATCTGCCGCGTCTGCCAGAAGCCAGGCGACCTCGTCATGTGCAACCAGTGCGAGTTCTGCTTCCACCTGGATTGCCACCTGCCTGCCCTGCAGGATGTGCCAGG ggaGGAGTGGAGCTGCTCGCTTTGCCATGTGCTACCAGACCTGAAGGAGGAGGATGGCAACCTGAGCCTGGATGGTGGTGACAGCACTGGCGTGGTAGCCAAGCTTTCTCCAGCCAACCAGCAG AAGTGTGAGCGTGTCCTGCTGGCCCTGTTCTGCCATGAGCCCTGCCGGCCCTTGCACCAGCTGGCTACTGACTCCACCTTCTCCCTG GATCAGCCTGGTGGCACCCTGGACCTGACCCTGATCCGTGCCCGCCTCCAGGAGAAGTTGTCACCACCTTACAGCTCCCCCCAGGAGTTTGCCCAGGATGTGGGCCGCATGTTCAAGCAGTTCAACAAGCTCACAGAG GACAAGGCGGATGTGCAGTCCATCATCGGCCTGCAGCGCTTTTTTGAGACTCGCATGAATGAGGCCTTCGGTGACACCAAGTTCTCTGCTGTGCTGGTGGAGCCCCCGCCACTGAGCCTGCCTGGTGCCAGCCTGAGTGCCCAGGAGCTGTCCAGTGGCCCTGGTGATGGCCCCTGA
- the TRIM28 gene encoding transcription intermediary factor 1-beta isoform X4, translating into MCTQRKKPDTDVQTLRGFVSRRRKLVCSGRSQDGGDYKGHEEVLGARDVLFFAIRAGYPGCSLYLGAPRRVLSHTLYHHLVILTVWPLTTPCLPQGPVVDCPVCKQQCFSKDIVENYFMRDSGSKAATDSQDANQCCTSCEDNAPATSYCVECSEPLCETCVEAHQRVKYTKDHTVRSTGPAKSRDGERTVYCNVHKHEPLVLFCESCDTLTCRDCQLNAHKDHQYQFLEDAVRNQRKLLASLVKRLGDKHATLQKNTKEVRSSIRQVSDVQKRVQVDVKMAILQIMKELNKRGRVLVNDAQKVTEGQQERLERQHWTMTKIQKHQEHILRFASWALESDNNTALLLSKKLIYFQLHRALKMIVDPVEPHGEMKFQWDLNAWTKSAEAFGKIVAERPGTNSTGPAPMAPPRPPGPLSKQGSGSSQPMEVHEGYGFGSDDPYSSAEPHVSGVKRSRSGEGEVSGLMRKVPRVSLERLDLDLTADSQPPVFKVFPGSTTEDYNLIVIERGAAAAAAGQPGTAPPGAPGAPPLPGMAIVKEEETEAAIGAPPAATEGPETKPVLMALAEGPGAEGPRLASPSGSTSSGLEVVAPEGTSAPTGGPGALDDSATICRVCQKPGDLVMCNQCEFCFHLDCHLPALQDVPGEEWSCSLCHVLPDLKEEDGNLSLDGGDSTGVVAKLSPANQQKCERVLLALFCHEPCRPLHQLATDSTFSLDQPGGTLDLTLIRARLQEKLSPPYSSPQEFAQDVGRMFKQFNKLTEDKADVQSIIGLQRFFETRMNEAFGDTKFSAVLVEPPPLSLPGASLSAQELSSGPGDGP; encoded by the exons ATGTGCActcagagaaagaagccagacactgaTGTGCAAACCCTGCGTGGTTTCGTGAGTAGACGAAGAAAGCTTGTCTGCAGTGGGAGAAGTCAGGATGGCGGGGACTACAAGGGGCATGAAGAGGTTCTGGGAGCCAGAGATGTTCTGTTTTTTGCTATCAGAGCTGGTTACCCAGGTTGCTCATT GTATTTGGGAGCCCCAAGGAGAGTCCTCTCCCACACTCTGTACCATCACCTAGTTATTTTGACTGTCTGGCCCCTCACAACCCCGTGTCTACCTCAGGGGCCAG TGGTGGACTGTCCTGTGTGCAAGCAGCAGTGCTTCTCCAAAGACATTGTGGAGAATTACTTTATGCGGGACAGTGGCAGCAAGGCTGCTACCGACTCCCAGGATGCGAATCAG TGCTGCACTAGCTGTGAGGATAATGCCCCTGCCACCAGCTACTGTGTAGAGTGCTCTGAGCCGTTGTGTGAGACTTGTGTGGAGGCACACCAGCGGGTGAAGTACACCAAGGACCACACCGTGCGCTCCACTG GGCCTGCCAAGTCAAGGGATGGTGAGCGCACCGTGTACTGCAATGTGCACAAGCACGAGCCCCTTGTGCTGTTCTGCGAGAGCTGTGATACACTCACCTGCCGGGACTGCCAGCTCAATGCCCACAAGGACCACCA ATACCAGTTTCTGGAGGATGCAGTGAGGAACCAGCGCAAGCTCCTGGCCTCGCTGGTGAAGCGTCTGGGGGACAAGCATGCAACATTGCAGAAGAACACCAAGGAGGTTCGCAGCTC GATCCGCCAAGTGTCTGACGTACAGAAGCGTGTGCAGGTCGATGTTAAGATGGCCATCCTGCAGATCATGAAGGAACTGAACAAGCGGGGCCGCGTGTTGGTCAATGATGCCCAG AAGGTGACTGAAGGGCAGCAGGAGCGCCTGGAGCGCCAGCACTGGACCATGACCAAGATCCAGAAGCACCAGGAACATATCCTGCGCTTTGCCTCATGGGCCCTGGAGAGTGACAATAACACAGCCCTACTGCTTTCTAAGAAGCTG ATCTACTTCCAGCTGCACCGGGCCCTCAAGATGATTGTGGACCCTGTGGAGCCACATGGCGAGATGAAGTTCCAGTGGGACCTCAACGCCTGGACCAAAAGTGCGGAGGCCTTCG GTAAGATTGTGGCAGAGCGTCCTGGCACCAACTCGACAGGCCCTGCACCCATGGCTCCTCCACGGCCTCCAGGGCCCTTGAGCAAGCAGGGCTCTGGCAGCAGCCAg CCCATGGAAGTGCACGAAGGCTATGGCTTTGGGTcag ATGACCCTTACTCGAGTGCAGAGCCACATGTGTCAGGGGTGAAGCG GTCCCGCTCAGGTGAGGGTGAGGTGAGTGGTCTCATGCGCAAGGTGCCACGGGTGAGCCTGGAGCGCCTGGACCTGGACCTCACGGCTGACAGCCAACCACCAGTCTTCAAGGTCTTCCCAGGCAGCACCACTGAGGATTACAATCTCATTGTTATTGAGCGGggtgctgcagctgctgctgctggacagCCTGGGACTGCGCCCCCTGGCGCCCCTGGGGCCCCACCCCTGCCGGGCATGGCCATTGTCAAG gaggaagagacagaggctgCCATTGGAgccccacctgctgccactgAGGGCCCTGAGACCAAACCTGTGCTGATGGCGCTGGCAGAGGGTCCTGGTGCTGAGGGCCCTCGCCTGGCCTCACCCAGTGGCAGTACCAGCTCAGGCCTGGAGGTGGTGGCTCCAGAGGGCACCTCAGCCCCAACTGGTGGCCCAGGTGCCCTGGATGACAGTGCCACCATCTGCCGCGTCTGCCAGAAGCCAGGCGACCTCGTCATGTGCAACCAGTGCGAGTTCTGCTTCCACCTGGATTGCCACCTGCCTGCCCTGCAGGATGTGCCAGG ggaGGAGTGGAGCTGCTCGCTTTGCCATGTGCTACCAGACCTGAAGGAGGAGGATGGCAACCTGAGCCTGGATGGTGGTGACAGCACTGGCGTGGTAGCCAAGCTTTCTCCAGCCAACCAGCAG AAGTGTGAGCGTGTCCTGCTGGCCCTGTTCTGCCATGAGCCCTGCCGGCCCTTGCACCAGCTGGCTACTGACTCCACCTTCTCCCTG GATCAGCCTGGTGGCACCCTGGACCTGACCCTGATCCGTGCCCGCCTCCAGGAGAAGTTGTCACCACCTTACAGCTCCCCCCAGGAGTTTGCCCAGGATGTGGGCCGCATGTTCAAGCAGTTCAACAAGCTCACAGAG GACAAGGCGGATGTGCAGTCCATCATCGGCCTGCAGCGCTTTTTTGAGACTCGCATGAATGAGGCCTTCGGTGACACCAAGTTCTCTGCTGTGCTGGTGGAGCCCCCGCCACTGAGCCTGCCTGGTGCCAGCCTGAGTGCCCAGGAGCTGTCCAGTGGCCCTGGTGATGGCCCCTGA
- the TRIM28 gene encoding transcription intermediary factor 1-beta isoform X6 — MCKPCVVSYLGAPRRVLSHTLYHHLVILTVWPLTTPCLPQGPVVDCPVCKQQCFSKDIVENYFMRDSGSKAATDSQDANQCCTSCEDNAPATSYCVECSEPLCETCVEAHQRVKYTKDHTVRSTGPAKSRDGERTVYCNVHKHEPLVLFCESCDTLTCRDCQLNAHKDHQYQFLEDAVRNQRKLLASLVKRLGDKHATLQKNTKEVRSSIRQVSDVQKRVQVDVKMAILQIMKELNKRGRVLVNDAQKVTEGQQERLERQHWTMTKIQKHQEHILRFASWALESDNNTALLLSKKLIYFQLHRALKMIVDPVEPHGEMKFQWDLNAWTKSAEAFGKIVAERPGTNSTGPAPMAPPRPPGPLSKQGSGSSQPMEVHEGYGFGSDDPYSSAEPHVSGVKRSRSGEGEVSGLMRKVPRVSLERLDLDLTADSQPPVFKVFPGSTTEDYNLIVIERGAAAAAAGQPGTAPPGAPGAPPLPGMAIVKEEETEAAIGAPPAATEGPETKPVLMALAEGPGAEGPRLASPSGSTSSGLEVVAPEGTSAPTGGPGALDDSATICRVCQKPGDLVMCNQCEFCFHLDCHLPALQDVPGEEWSCSLCHVLPDLKEEDGNLSLDGGDSTGVVAKLSPANQQKCERVLLALFCHEPCRPLHQLATDSTFSLDQPGGTLDLTLIRARLQEKLSPPYSSPQEFAQDVGRMFKQFNKLTEDKADVQSIIGLQRFFETRMNEAFGDTKFSAVLVEPPPLSLPGASLSAQELSSGPGDGP; from the exons aTGTGCAAACCCTGCGTGGTTTC GTATTTGGGAGCCCCAAGGAGAGTCCTCTCCCACACTCTGTACCATCACCTAGTTATTTTGACTGTCTGGCCCCTCACAACCCCGTGTCTACCTCAGGGGCCAG TGGTGGACTGTCCTGTGTGCAAGCAGCAGTGCTTCTCCAAAGACATTGTGGAGAATTACTTTATGCGGGACAGTGGCAGCAAGGCTGCTACCGACTCCCAGGATGCGAATCAG TGCTGCACTAGCTGTGAGGATAATGCCCCTGCCACCAGCTACTGTGTAGAGTGCTCTGAGCCGTTGTGTGAGACTTGTGTGGAGGCACACCAGCGGGTGAAGTACACCAAGGACCACACCGTGCGCTCCACTG GGCCTGCCAAGTCAAGGGATGGTGAGCGCACCGTGTACTGCAATGTGCACAAGCACGAGCCCCTTGTGCTGTTCTGCGAGAGCTGTGATACACTCACCTGCCGGGACTGCCAGCTCAATGCCCACAAGGACCACCA ATACCAGTTTCTGGAGGATGCAGTGAGGAACCAGCGCAAGCTCCTGGCCTCGCTGGTGAAGCGTCTGGGGGACAAGCATGCAACATTGCAGAAGAACACCAAGGAGGTTCGCAGCTC GATCCGCCAAGTGTCTGACGTACAGAAGCGTGTGCAGGTCGATGTTAAGATGGCCATCCTGCAGATCATGAAGGAACTGAACAAGCGGGGCCGCGTGTTGGTCAATGATGCCCAG AAGGTGACTGAAGGGCAGCAGGAGCGCCTGGAGCGCCAGCACTGGACCATGACCAAGATCCAGAAGCACCAGGAACATATCCTGCGCTTTGCCTCATGGGCCCTGGAGAGTGACAATAACACAGCCCTACTGCTTTCTAAGAAGCTG ATCTACTTCCAGCTGCACCGGGCCCTCAAGATGATTGTGGACCCTGTGGAGCCACATGGCGAGATGAAGTTCCAGTGGGACCTCAACGCCTGGACCAAAAGTGCGGAGGCCTTCG GTAAGATTGTGGCAGAGCGTCCTGGCACCAACTCGACAGGCCCTGCACCCATGGCTCCTCCACGGCCTCCAGGGCCCTTGAGCAAGCAGGGCTCTGGCAGCAGCCAg CCCATGGAAGTGCACGAAGGCTATGGCTTTGGGTcag ATGACCCTTACTCGAGTGCAGAGCCACATGTGTCAGGGGTGAAGCG GTCCCGCTCAGGTGAGGGTGAGGTGAGTGGTCTCATGCGCAAGGTGCCACGGGTGAGCCTGGAGCGCCTGGACCTGGACCTCACGGCTGACAGCCAACCACCAGTCTTCAAGGTCTTCCCAGGCAGCACCACTGAGGATTACAATCTCATTGTTATTGAGCGGggtgctgcagctgctgctgctggacagCCTGGGACTGCGCCCCCTGGCGCCCCTGGGGCCCCACCCCTGCCGGGCATGGCCATTGTCAAG gaggaagagacagaggctgCCATTGGAgccccacctgctgccactgAGGGCCCTGAGACCAAACCTGTGCTGATGGCGCTGGCAGAGGGTCCTGGTGCTGAGGGCCCTCGCCTGGCCTCACCCAGTGGCAGTACCAGCTCAGGCCTGGAGGTGGTGGCTCCAGAGGGCACCTCAGCCCCAACTGGTGGCCCAGGTGCCCTGGATGACAGTGCCACCATCTGCCGCGTCTGCCAGAAGCCAGGCGACCTCGTCATGTGCAACCAGTGCGAGTTCTGCTTCCACCTGGATTGCCACCTGCCTGCCCTGCAGGATGTGCCAGG ggaGGAGTGGAGCTGCTCGCTTTGCCATGTGCTACCAGACCTGAAGGAGGAGGATGGCAACCTGAGCCTGGATGGTGGTGACAGCACTGGCGTGGTAGCCAAGCTTTCTCCAGCCAACCAGCAG AAGTGTGAGCGTGTCCTGCTGGCCCTGTTCTGCCATGAGCCCTGCCGGCCCTTGCACCAGCTGGCTACTGACTCCACCTTCTCCCTG GATCAGCCTGGTGGCACCCTGGACCTGACCCTGATCCGTGCCCGCCTCCAGGAGAAGTTGTCACCACCTTACAGCTCCCCCCAGGAGTTTGCCCAGGATGTGGGCCGCATGTTCAAGCAGTTCAACAAGCTCACAGAG GACAAGGCGGATGTGCAGTCCATCATCGGCCTGCAGCGCTTTTTTGAGACTCGCATGAATGAGGCCTTCGGTGACACCAAGTTCTCTGCTGTGCTGGTGGAGCCCCCGCCACTGAGCCTGCCTGGTGCCAGCCTGAGTGCCCAGGAGCTGTCCAGTGGCCCTGGTGATGGCCCCTGA
- the TRIM28 gene encoding transcription intermediary factor 1-beta isoform X5 translates to MCKPCVVSYLGAPRRVLSHTLYHHLVILTVWPLTTPCLPQGPVVDCPVCKQQCFSKDIVENYFMRDSGSKAATDSQDANQQCCTSCEDNAPATSYCVECSEPLCETCVEAHQRVKYTKDHTVRSTGPAKSRDGERTVYCNVHKHEPLVLFCESCDTLTCRDCQLNAHKDHQYQFLEDAVRNQRKLLASLVKRLGDKHATLQKNTKEVRSSIRQVSDVQKRVQVDVKMAILQIMKELNKRGRVLVNDAQKVTEGQQERLERQHWTMTKIQKHQEHILRFASWALESDNNTALLLSKKLIYFQLHRALKMIVDPVEPHGEMKFQWDLNAWTKSAEAFGKIVAERPGTNSTGPAPMAPPRPPGPLSKQGSGSSQPMEVHEGYGFGSDDPYSSAEPHVSGVKRSRSGEGEVSGLMRKVPRVSLERLDLDLTADSQPPVFKVFPGSTTEDYNLIVIERGAAAAAAGQPGTAPPGAPGAPPLPGMAIVKEEETEAAIGAPPAATEGPETKPVLMALAEGPGAEGPRLASPSGSTSSGLEVVAPEGTSAPTGGPGALDDSATICRVCQKPGDLVMCNQCEFCFHLDCHLPALQDVPGEEWSCSLCHVLPDLKEEDGNLSLDGGDSTGVVAKLSPANQQKCERVLLALFCHEPCRPLHQLATDSTFSLDQPGGTLDLTLIRARLQEKLSPPYSSPQEFAQDVGRMFKQFNKLTEDKADVQSIIGLQRFFETRMNEAFGDTKFSAVLVEPPPLSLPGASLSAQELSSGPGDGP, encoded by the exons aTGTGCAAACCCTGCGTGGTTTC GTATTTGGGAGCCCCAAGGAGAGTCCTCTCCCACACTCTGTACCATCACCTAGTTATTTTGACTGTCTGGCCCCTCACAACCCCGTGTCTACCTCAGGGGCCAG TGGTGGACTGTCCTGTGTGCAAGCAGCAGTGCTTCTCCAAAGACATTGTGGAGAATTACTTTATGCGGGACAGTGGCAGCAAGGCTGCTACCGACTCCCAGGATGCGAATCAG CAGTGCTGCACTAGCTGTGAGGATAATGCCCCTGCCACCAGCTACTGTGTAGAGTGCTCTGAGCCGTTGTGTGAGACTTGTGTGGAGGCACACCAGCGGGTGAAGTACACCAAGGACCACACCGTGCGCTCCACTG GGCCTGCCAAGTCAAGGGATGGTGAGCGCACCGTGTACTGCAATGTGCACAAGCACGAGCCCCTTGTGCTGTTCTGCGAGAGCTGTGATACACTCACCTGCCGGGACTGCCAGCTCAATGCCCACAAGGACCACCA ATACCAGTTTCTGGAGGATGCAGTGAGGAACCAGCGCAAGCTCCTGGCCTCGCTGGTGAAGCGTCTGGGGGACAAGCATGCAACATTGCAGAAGAACACCAAGGAGGTTCGCAGCTC GATCCGCCAAGTGTCTGACGTACAGAAGCGTGTGCAGGTCGATGTTAAGATGGCCATCCTGCAGATCATGAAGGAACTGAACAAGCGGGGCCGCGTGTTGGTCAATGATGCCCAG AAGGTGACTGAAGGGCAGCAGGAGCGCCTGGAGCGCCAGCACTGGACCATGACCAAGATCCAGAAGCACCAGGAACATATCCTGCGCTTTGCCTCATGGGCCCTGGAGAGTGACAATAACACAGCCCTACTGCTTTCTAAGAAGCTG ATCTACTTCCAGCTGCACCGGGCCCTCAAGATGATTGTGGACCCTGTGGAGCCACATGGCGAGATGAAGTTCCAGTGGGACCTCAACGCCTGGACCAAAAGTGCGGAGGCCTTCG GTAAGATTGTGGCAGAGCGTCCTGGCACCAACTCGACAGGCCCTGCACCCATGGCTCCTCCACGGCCTCCAGGGCCCTTGAGCAAGCAGGGCTCTGGCAGCAGCCAg CCCATGGAAGTGCACGAAGGCTATGGCTTTGGGTcag ATGACCCTTACTCGAGTGCAGAGCCACATGTGTCAGGGGTGAAGCG GTCCCGCTCAGGTGAGGGTGAGGTGAGTGGTCTCATGCGCAAGGTGCCACGGGTGAGCCTGGAGCGCCTGGACCTGGACCTCACGGCTGACAGCCAACCACCAGTCTTCAAGGTCTTCCCAGGCAGCACCACTGAGGATTACAATCTCATTGTTATTGAGCGGggtgctgcagctgctgctgctggacagCCTGGGACTGCGCCCCCTGGCGCCCCTGGGGCCCCACCCCTGCCGGGCATGGCCATTGTCAAG gaggaagagacagaggctgCCATTGGAgccccacctgctgccactgAGGGCCCTGAGACCAAACCTGTGCTGATGGCGCTGGCAGAGGGTCCTGGTGCTGAGGGCCCTCGCCTGGCCTCACCCAGTGGCAGTACCAGCTCAGGCCTGGAGGTGGTGGCTCCAGAGGGCACCTCAGCCCCAACTGGTGGCCCAGGTGCCCTGGATGACAGTGCCACCATCTGCCGCGTCTGCCAGAAGCCAGGCGACCTCGTCATGTGCAACCAGTGCGAGTTCTGCTTCCACCTGGATTGCCACCTGCCTGCCCTGCAGGATGTGCCAGG ggaGGAGTGGAGCTGCTCGCTTTGCCATGTGCTACCAGACCTGAAGGAGGAGGATGGCAACCTGAGCCTGGATGGTGGTGACAGCACTGGCGTGGTAGCCAAGCTTTCTCCAGCCAACCAGCAG AAGTGTGAGCGTGTCCTGCTGGCCCTGTTCTGCCATGAGCCCTGCCGGCCCTTGCACCAGCTGGCTACTGACTCCACCTTCTCCCTG GATCAGCCTGGTGGCACCCTGGACCTGACCCTGATCCGTGCCCGCCTCCAGGAGAAGTTGTCACCACCTTACAGCTCCCCCCAGGAGTTTGCCCAGGATGTGGGCCGCATGTTCAAGCAGTTCAACAAGCTCACAGAG GACAAGGCGGATGTGCAGTCCATCATCGGCCTGCAGCGCTTTTTTGAGACTCGCATGAATGAGGCCTTCGGTGACACCAAGTTCTCTGCTGTGCTGGTGGAGCCCCCGCCACTGAGCCTGCCTGGTGCCAGCCTGAGTGCCCAGGAGCTGTCCAGTGGCCCTGGTGATGGCCCCTGA